One window from the genome of Cricetulus griseus strain 17A/GY chromosome 2, alternate assembly CriGri-PICRH-1.0, whole genome shotgun sequence encodes:
- the Fam124b gene encoding protein FAM124B, which translates to MDETQESLALTVHLLADTGNGSLLQQALDQLLDCICPEVRLFLVSERARPVNYHEKYHPRRARFPGMSVLLFLQESLGQERLFRVLDFLQHSPWQGFPTQHAQGRPCPYLPANQEFYSLHHQMPVWGMRPVHCGTDTLRVTLYCSFDNYEDAIRLYEMILQRDATVQKSNFCFFVLYATEGFSLQLSLKQLPLGMPVDPKESSVLQFKVQEIGQLVPLLPNPCIPISSTRWQTQDYDGNKILLQVQPKSGLGVRNGECSFLNGSSKADMHRQGSRLNSVSTQRTLEPRSRRSRSRRYKAHSLELPQPCGTTENSSDPLWRSPGWCSLADSSAAGMQQYRLSIPIEPEMRMKVLKENSFQKLEAETNVDTGFTIINSKARQSFLRRFPRDFQSRQPPCRLSGSSFEVTASPSQRVFQERLCPLPLPGQRDYGVKEKNSKCSYRRPVQDEEKEEFFI; encoded by the exons ATGGATGAGACACAGGAGTCTCTAGCCTTGACTGTGCACCTTCTTGCTGACACTGGAAACGGCTCGCTTCTGCAGCAGGCTCTGGACCAGCTCCTGGACTGTATCTGCCCAGAGGTGCGTCTCTTCCTAGTGTCTGAACGGGCCAGACCAGTGAATTACCATGAAAAGTACCACCCCCGGAGGGCCCGCTTCCCTGGGATGTCTGTTTTGCTGTTTCTTCAGGAAAGCCTTGGACAGGAGCGGCTGTTTAGAGTCTTGGACTTCCTACAGCACTCACCCTGGCAGGGTTTCCCTACCCAGCATGCACAGGGGAGGCCTTGTCCCTATCTTCCCGCCAATCAGGAATTCTACAGCCTGCACCACCAGATGCCAGTGTGGGGCATGAGGCCGGTGCACTGTGGCACTGATACCCTCAGAGTGACTCTGTACTGCAGTTTTGATAACTATGAGGATGCCATCCGGCTATATGAGATGATCCTACAGAGAGACGCCACCGTGCAGAAGAGcaacttctgtttctttgttctctatgCCACCGAGGGCTTCAGCCTGCAGCTCTCTCTGAAGCAGCTGCCCCTGGGAATGCCAGTGGACCCCAAAGAGTCTTCTGTGCTGCAATTTAAGGTTCAAGAGATCGGCCAACTGGTGCCTCTTCTACCCAATCCGTGTATTCCCATCAGCAGCACCAGGTGGCAGACTCAGGACTATGATGGCAACAAGATTCTGCTGCAG GTCCAACCGAAGTCAGGACTTGGTGTTAGAAATGGTGAGTGTTCCTTCCTGAACGGCAGCTCGAAAGCTGACATGCATCGGCAGGGCTCCAGGCTGAACTCTGTTTCCACGCAGAGAACCTTAGAGCCACGGAGCCGGAGGAGCAGGAGTCGGAGATACAAAGCACATTCCCTGGAGCTTCCACAACCCTGTGGGACAACGGAAAACTCGAGTGACCCTTTGTGGAGAAGCCCTGGCTGGTGCTCCCTGGCTGACAGCTCAGCCGCAGGCATGCAGCAGTACCGCCTGTCTATCCCCATAGAACCTGAGATGAGGATGAAGGTCCTTAAGGAAAACAGCTTCCAGAAGCTTGAGGCAGAGACAAACGTTGACACTGGCTTCACCATCATCAATTCCAAAGCCAGGCAATCTTTTCTGCGCAGATTTCCCAGGGATTTTCAGAGCAGGCAGCCACCATGCCGCTTGTCAGGATCTTCCTTCGAAGTGACCGCTTCCCCAAGCCAAAGAGTCTTTCAGGAGAGACTCTGTCCTCTGCCACTTCCGGGTCAAAGGGACTATGGTGTaaaggagaaaaactcaaaatgtTCCTATCGTCGTCCTGTCcaggatgaagagaaagaagaattcTTCATATAG